The Streptomyces sp. NBC_01237 genomic interval CTTCCGGAACTGTCCGATCCGTCGCGGGCGGGCTCCGCAACGGTGGCTATCGCCTGGGGCATGACATCTCCGGTCTCTGGGCATGTGCGCTGACCTTGTAGAACGTACGGATTGGGGGCTTGTGGCAGCCATGGCGCCACCACCCTGGTTCTCCGGGGGTTTGCCCCCGTGTCCCACGGTGGTGCTGGCTGCACCACGAGACCGGAAGGCAGAGGAAAGTGATGGGGATCACGACGCAGAATTGCCGGAAGAGACGACGGGTGGAGTACCCTCGGCGACCCCGACCCACTAGTCAAATTTGAGGAATCTGACATCGCTGTGCACCTGCACCCTGCGGCAACGCTTTCCGAGATTTCTGAACTGTCCCGCTGCTCCGCAGTCTTCCTCCCCGCGGATCCGGCCCGTAGCGGCCTGATCGCGTTCTGGAACCCGGACGGTAGCACCCCGCCCGCGGCTCCCGGGATTTCGAGGGAACTGACCGTCGTAGGAGCCGATGCGCAGCCGCATGCCGTACCGGCTCTGCACCTGCCCGTGCGGGATGCCCTCGCTGTTCTCACACGGGCGCGGGTGAGCGGGCACGCCTCCCCCGCGACCGCCTTCTGGGGAGCCGCCGGAATCCTCGCGCTCCAACTCGTCGCCCGTGGGCTGCTGCTGCCGGGGCTGAGCCCCTTGGACCACGATGCGTGGCGGGCCGGTCCGCTGACCCCGGACGACCTCGCGCGGATCCGGGAGCTGGCGGCGTCCATGCCTCCCACCGCCCACGCGGTGCCACTGGACGCCGGCCCGGACACAGCGGCGGGCCGGCCGGTGCTGCTGCCCGAACCGGAGCGGTTGCTGCGGGCGTTCCTGGACGCGGTGGCCGACGGGCTGCCCCGTACGCCCGCCGCCACGTTCGCCACGACGGGCCCCGCCTTCGCCGCCGGCGCGCCGCAACAGCTCCCCGGTCTGCGGGGCTGGGCGGCCGATGTCGCGGCCGGTCATGACGCGGGTGTACGGCTCTCCCTGCGGATCGAGATGTCGGAACCGGCCGAACCCCTCACCGCGGCCGGCTCCGACCACGGCTCGCACCGGAACCGTCACCGTCCCGAGCAGTCGCAGCCGGGTGACCGTGGACCGTCGTTCCGGGCCGTCCTGCAGATCCACAGCGTCAGCGACCCCACCCTGGTCGCCGACGCGGCCGAGGTGTGGGCGGGAAGCGCGCCGACCGCGGCGGCATTCGGACCGCGGGCCCGGATGGACGCCCTGCTCGCGCTGCGCCGCGCCGCCCGCGCCTGGCCTCCCCTGGCCCCCTTGCTGTCGGCCGCGGTGCCCGACTCGGTGGAACCGGCCGACGAGGAGATCGCCGAGCTGCTGGGCCCCGCCGCAAGGGCCCTGGCCGCGACGGGCGTTCAGGTGCACTGGCCCAAGGAACTGGCCAGAAAGCTCACCGCACGCGCGGTGATCGGACCGCCGGACCCGGATGACGGCCCGACCGGGTCGAAGGACGGCCCCGGAGCCCACGCCGGCACCGGGTCGGACGGTCCCTCGTTCCTGTCCGCCGACGCGCTGCTCGCGTTCAACTGGCGGTTCGCGCTGGGCGACCGGAAGCTGAGCCGGGCGGAGATCGACCGGCTCGCCGAGTCCAGCAGGCCGGTCGTCCGTCTGCGCGACCAGTGGGTGCTCATCGACCCCGAGGAGGCCCGACGGGCCCGGGAGTCCCAGGACCGCAAGGTCACACCCATGGACGCGCTGGGCGCCGTGCTGACCGGTTCCACCGAGGTGGACGGGCACCGGGTCGAGGTCGCGGCGACGGGCTGGCTGGAGCAGCTGCGGGACCGGCTCACGGATCCGGAGTCGGGCGAACAGCAGACGATCGGTCAGCCCGGGGCGCTCACAGCGACCTTGCGCGACTATCAGCTGCGGGGCCTGAACTGGCTGAACACCATGACCTCACTCGGTCTCGGCGGATGTCTCGCCGACGACATGGGACTCGGCAAGACCATCACCCTGATCGCCCTGCATCTGCACCGCCAGAGCGATCCCGCGGCGGCCGGGCCGACCCTGGTGGTGTGCCCGACGTCCCTGATGGGCAACTGGCAACGGGAGATCGAGAGGTTCGCGCCGGGCACGCCGGTGCGTCGCTTCCACGGTGCCGCGCGCTCCCTGGAAGGGCTCGCGGACGGCGAGTTCGTCCTCACCACGTACGGCACGATGCGCCTCGACGCGCCCCGGCTCGCCGGGGCGAACTGGGGAATGGTCGTCGCCGACGAGGCGCAGCACGTCAAGAATCCGCATTCGGCCACGGCCAAGCAGCTGCGGGCCATCGGTGCGCGGGCGCGCGTCGCACTCACCGGCACGCCGGTGGAGAACAACCTCTCCGAGCTGTGGGCGATCCTCGACTGGACGACCCCGGGACTCCTCGGCCGGCTCGGTACCTTCCGTACCCGGTACGCCGACGCGGTCGAGGGCGGCAACGACCCGGCGGCCGCCGAGCGGCTCGCCTCCCTGGTACGCCCGTTCCTGCTGCGGCGCCGCAAGTCCGACCCGGGCATCGCTCCGGAGCTGCCGCCGAAGACGGAGACCGACCGTGCGGTGTCGCTGACGGCGGAGCAGACGGGCCTGTACGAGGCGGTGGTGCGCGAGACCCTGGCGGAGATCTCCGGATCCGACGGATTCGCCCGGCGCGGGCTCGTCATGAAGCTGCTGACGGCTCTCAAGCAGATCTGCAACCACCCGGCGCAGTACCTCAAGGAGGAGCAGCCGAGGATCGCGGACCGTTCGGGCAAGGTGGAGCTGCTGGACGAACTGCTCGACACGATCCTGTCCGAGGAGGCGAGCGTGCTGGTGTTCACCCAGTACGTGCAGATGGCCCGGCTGCTGGAACAGCATCTGGCGGCGCGCGGAGTGCCCACCCAGTTCCTGCACGGCGGCACGTCCGTCGCGCAGCGCGAGGAGATGGTCCAGCGCTTCCAGGCGGGCGAGGCCCCGGTCTTCCTGCTGTCGCTCAAGGCGGCCGGGACCGGGCTCAACCTCACCCGGGCCGAGCACGTGGTGCACTTCGACCGCTGGTGGAACCCGGCGGTCGAGGCGCAGGCGACGGACCGCGCGTACCGGATCGGCCAGACCCGGCCGGTCCAGGTGCACCGGCTCATCGCCGAGGGCACCATCGAGGACCGGATCGCCGAGATGCTGGCCCGCAAGCAGGGGGTCGCGGACGCGGTACTGGGTTCCGGCGAGGCCGCGCTGACCGAACTGACCGATGCGGAACTGGCCGACCTGGTCGAGCTGCGAGGGGGCGCACGATGAGCGACGCATACGAGGACGCGTACGAGGACGACGGCTACGACGGGCGGGGCGGCGGGCACGACGGCTGGCAGGGCGACGAACCGGACGGCGACCGGGGCGAACAGCCCGGATACGGCCGGGGAGTCGAGGGGCGCGGGGGCCCCGAGCGTACGTTCGCGGCCCTGCCACCGGCGCACGGGCGCGGGTTCGCCACGTCATGGTGGGGCCAGGCGTGGCTGAAGGCGCTGGAGGACACGGCCCTCGACGGTCAGCAGCTCAAGAAGGGGCGCCGGCTGGCCCGGGAGGGCAAGGTCGGCGCGGTCTCCGTGCGGCCGGGCCGGATCACCGCGGTCGTCCATGAGCGGGACGCGACGGCGTACCGCAGCGATGTGCTGCTCCAGCAGCTGAGCGAGGAGGAGTGGGACCGCTTCCTGGACATGGCGGTCGAACGGGCCGGACACATCGCGGCGCTGCTGGACCGGGAGATGCCGCCGCACTTGGTGGAGGACGCGGCGGCGGCCGGGGTGGATCTGCTGCCGGGCATCGGTGACCTGGAACCGGAGTGTGCCTGCGAGGCGTGGGACCACTGCCCGCACACGGGCGCCCTGTGCTACCAGGTGGCGCGGCTGCTGGACGAGGACCCGTTCGTGTTGCTGCTGCTGCGGGGGCGCGACGAGCGGCGGCTCCTGGACGAGCTCCAGGTGCGCAGTGCCGCCCGAGCGGTCCGCTCGGTGCGCGGGGAGCCGACGGGCGCGGAGGACCGGAGTGCGCCCGCGGCCCGGCACGGCGTTCCGGCCGAGGAGGTCTACGCCGCGGAGGGCATTCTGCCGCCGCTGCCCGCACCTCCGCCGGTACCCGACGAGCCGGGTCTGCCGCCGTCCCTGGACACGGAGACCGACCCGGCGCCGGGGCTCGACCCGGCGGCGCTGGAACTGCTGGCGTCGGACAGTGCCGTACGGGCCCACAGGATGCTGCGGGAAGCACTGGCTCCGGCGCACGAACACCGGCCGGTGCCGGTCGAGTTGACACCGGAGCAGGACGCGGTACGACTGGCGGCCGACACCGCTCCCGAACCATGGATCGCCACTCGGCTCGCGGCCGGCTCCGGTCGGCAGCGGGCCGACCTGGACATCGCTGTGCGCGCCTGGCGGTACGGCGGCAGCGCCGCGCTCGCGGTGCTGGAAGAGGAGTGGGAGCCGGACCCGGAGTCCCTCGCGCGGGCGCGGGCGCAGCTCGCCGCGGCCTGGGAGGAGGGAGAGCGCCCGCAGTTGCGTGCCGGGCGTGCCCGCTGGACGGTGACGGGCGCCGACCTCCAGCTCCGGTACGGGCGGGACGGGCGGTGGTGGCCGTACCGCAAGGAACGCGGCCGCTGGGTGCCGGCCGGGCCTGCGGACGACGATCCGGCGGGCGCGCTGGCGGTGTCGCCGGCCGACTCCTGATCCGACGCATACACGTACCGGGGGCGGGGCAGTACCTGTGCCGGAGGCGGAGGCGCCGTACCCCGGCGTGTGTGCGAGGCCGGGTTCGCCATCTGCTGCCCTCACGTTCAACTCGATGTCACCGGGTGTTGTACGTGGGGGCGGAACCTGACGGCGCTGATGAACCTTTGTGCCCCAGGAGGCCCCATGTCCACGCGTGTTGTCCGTCGTGCCCTTTCTGTCGGGCTGCCGCTCGCCCTGCTGTCCACCCTCGGTGTCGCCGCCACCGCGACCGCCGGTACGCAGGAAGGCCATGGACACCACGAGCGTCCCGACCGGACCGCGAGGATCACCGGGAGCGCCGTGCTGGGCGACATACCCCTCGCCGGATTCAGCAACGGTCTGCTGCCCGGCACGGTCTCCGACGACCGGGGTGTCCAGCTCGGCGGCATCGGCAGCGACATCTACCCGGCGGGCCGCAAGGGCGAGTTCTGGACGGTGACGGACCGCGGGCCGAACGGCCAGATCAAGGTCGACGGCAAGAAGCGTCGTACGTTCCCCGTCGCGGGCTTCGATCCGGCGATCGTGAAGATCCGGGTCAGCGGCAAGAAGATCAAGGTGCTGAGCGCCATCCCGATCACGACGCGTTCCGGTGCGCCGGTCACGGGGCTGCCGAACCAGGCGAGCCGTGACGAGGCCCCGTACACGCACGACGCGCTGACCCCCCTCACGTACAACCCGAACGGGCTGGACACCGAGGGCGTCGTCCGTGCGGCGGACGGCTCGTTCTGGCTGGTGGACGAGTACGGCCCCTCCCTGGTCCATGTCTCCTCGCGCGGCCGGGTGCTGGCCCGCTACGTGCCCGAGGGCCTGCGGCTGAAGGGCGCCGACCACCCCGTCGTCGAGGCCCTGCCCGGAGTGCTGCTGCACCGCAAGATCAACCGAGGTTTCGAGGGGCTGGCCCTGCTGCCCGGCGGGGATCTGGTGATGGCGGTGCAGAGCCCGCTCTCGCTGCCCGACGTGGACGCGGGCGAGTCCTCGCGCAATGTCCGGCTGCTGCGCTTCTCGACGAAGAAGCAGGCGGTGACCGCCGAGTACGCCTACCGGTTCGACCCGGTCGACGTCGTCGACCCGGGCGAGGACGACACGTCCGAGCTGAAGATCTCCTCGGTCGTCGCCCTGGACCGGAACACGCTGCTGGTCGAGGAGCGCACCGACAAGGCGGCCCGACTGCACCGGGTGACACTCCCCCACGGCTCGGGCATCCTCGGCTCGGCCTGGGACGACCCGGCGACCTCCCCCTCGTACGAGGAGCTGACGAACCCCTCGGCAGCCGGTGTGCGGGTGCTGCGCAAGAGCCTGGTCGTCGACCTCGGCAAGGTCGCGGGAGTGCCCGGCAAGATCGAAGGCGTGGCGGTCACGGGCCGGAGCACGCTCGTCCTCATCAACGACAACGACTTCGGGATGACGGACGGCGCCGAGGCGTTCGACGCGAACGGCCGCCTGGTCGACAGCGGCATCGAGACCTCGGTGACGTCGCTCAAGCTCCCCCGCCCGCTGAAGGGCTGATCCCGCGCGGAACCGCGCCGCCGGCTGAACCACCGGCCCGGCCCCGAACACCTGCCGTCTTCCGTCACCTCCGCGACGGCCGTACGGTGGGCCCCGCCAGACGCTCGGCCGTACATCGGACAACGGCTTCCGGTCATCGGACATGAGGAGTCACGGGGTGTCACATCGCAGGGTGCCGGGTCGCGGGGTATTACGTGCCGGGCTGCCGGATCACGGGGCGTCAGGTAGCGGATCGCCGGCGGAAACGCACACGGAACTGCGGCGCGATGCCGTGGGACTGTGCGGGGTCCTCGGAGTGCGGGCCTCCGCCCGGTTCGGGTCCGTCCTCGGCATCATCGAGGTACTCGTCTTCGTCGGGTTCGCGGTGGTGCTGACCGGGAAGGCGGGCCCACGCGGTGCTCGGGGCGGCGCTCCCGATCGGACTCGTGTACGTCCTCATCGCGTACGCCATGTCCGTGTACTTCGGGCCCGACGGGTTCGCCGATTTCGGTACGTCCGGCAGCGCGTCCTGGGAAGGCGTGGCCCGCGCGTCGTCCGGACTGTTCTCGGTGCTGCTGTTCTTCGCCGTCGTCAACTCGACGCCGGCCGACGCCAACGCCTGTGCGAACGTCTCCACCCGGACCGCCTTCGCGCCGGGGCGGATCCGGGTGTTTCCGCACGCCTTCGCGCGCCTGCGTCCCCGGCGCCGTTACCCGGTCACCGGCTTGGCCGCGCAGTTCGTGATCGCGGACGGCGCGGCACTCGGGCTGGAGTTCGCCTACGACCCGGTGACGGCGTTCGTGCTGCCGGCCACCGTCATCGTGACGGTCATCATCGGGGTGTGCGTCGTCGTCGACCTGGCCTGTGCCGGGTACTTCCTGCGGCGCCACGATGCCTTCAACCCCGTACCGCGTCTCCTCTCCCCGGTGCCGGGCATCGCGGCGTTCGTCCCGGCCCTGCTGACCGCGGCGGGCATTCCCGCCTTCGGCTTCGTCTCGGAGCTCAGCGCTCCCGTGTCGTAAGCGGGCCCGGTCGTCGGCGTCCGGATGCGGCCTCGTCGTCCCGGCGGTACCGCTGCGGCGCCATCCGGAACGGGTGGCGCAGACCGGGCAGGTTCATCTGGATGAGGCCGCGTGGCAGACAGCCACCGGGCCCGGGAGCGCCGCGACCACGACCGGCGCCACGAGCGA includes:
- a CDS encoding DEAD/DEAH box helicase, whose translation is MHLHPAATLSEISELSRCSAVFLPADPARSGLIAFWNPDGSTPPAAPGISRELTVVGADAQPHAVPALHLPVRDALAVLTRARVSGHASPATAFWGAAGILALQLVARGLLLPGLSPLDHDAWRAGPLTPDDLARIRELAASMPPTAHAVPLDAGPDTAAGRPVLLPEPERLLRAFLDAVADGLPRTPAATFATTGPAFAAGAPQQLPGLRGWAADVAAGHDAGVRLSLRIEMSEPAEPLTAAGSDHGSHRNRHRPEQSQPGDRGPSFRAVLQIHSVSDPTLVADAAEVWAGSAPTAAAFGPRARMDALLALRRAARAWPPLAPLLSAAVPDSVEPADEEIAELLGPAARALAATGVQVHWPKELARKLTARAVIGPPDPDDGPTGSKDGPGAHAGTGSDGPSFLSADALLAFNWRFALGDRKLSRAEIDRLAESSRPVVRLRDQWVLIDPEEARRARESQDRKVTPMDALGAVLTGSTEVDGHRVEVAATGWLEQLRDRLTDPESGEQQTIGQPGALTATLRDYQLRGLNWLNTMTSLGLGGCLADDMGLGKTITLIALHLHRQSDPAAAGPTLVVCPTSLMGNWQREIERFAPGTPVRRFHGAARSLEGLADGEFVLTTYGTMRLDAPRLAGANWGMVVADEAQHVKNPHSATAKQLRAIGARARVALTGTPVENNLSELWAILDWTTPGLLGRLGTFRTRYADAVEGGNDPAAAERLASLVRPFLLRRRKSDPGIAPELPPKTETDRAVSLTAEQTGLYEAVVRETLAEISGSDGFARRGLVMKLLTALKQICNHPAQYLKEEQPRIADRSGKVELLDELLDTILSEEASVLVFTQYVQMARLLEQHLAARGVPTQFLHGGTSVAQREEMVQRFQAGEAPVFLLSLKAAGTGLNLTRAEHVVHFDRWWNPAVEAQATDRAYRIGQTRPVQVHRLIAEGTIEDRIAEMLARKQGVADAVLGSGEAALTELTDAELADLVELRGGAR
- a CDS encoding SWIM zinc finger family protein, which codes for MSDAYEDAYEDDGYDGRGGGHDGWQGDEPDGDRGEQPGYGRGVEGRGGPERTFAALPPAHGRGFATSWWGQAWLKALEDTALDGQQLKKGRRLAREGKVGAVSVRPGRITAVVHERDATAYRSDVLLQQLSEEEWDRFLDMAVERAGHIAALLDREMPPHLVEDAAAAGVDLLPGIGDLEPECACEAWDHCPHTGALCYQVARLLDEDPFVLLLLRGRDERRLLDELQVRSAARAVRSVRGEPTGAEDRSAPAARHGVPAEEVYAAEGILPPLPAPPPVPDEPGLPPSLDTETDPAPGLDPAALELLASDSAVRAHRMLREALAPAHEHRPVPVELTPEQDAVRLAADTAPEPWIATRLAAGSGRQRADLDIAVRAWRYGGSAALAVLEEEWEPDPESLARARAQLAAAWEEGERPQLRAGRARWTVTGADLQLRYGRDGRWWPYRKERGRWVPAGPADDDPAGALAVSPADS
- a CDS encoding esterase-like activity of phytase family protein — protein: MSTRVVRRALSVGLPLALLSTLGVAATATAGTQEGHGHHERPDRTARITGSAVLGDIPLAGFSNGLLPGTVSDDRGVQLGGIGSDIYPAGRKGEFWTVTDRGPNGQIKVDGKKRRTFPVAGFDPAIVKIRVSGKKIKVLSAIPITTRSGAPVTGLPNQASRDEAPYTHDALTPLTYNPNGLDTEGVVRAADGSFWLVDEYGPSLVHVSSRGRVLARYVPEGLRLKGADHPVVEALPGVLLHRKINRGFEGLALLPGGDLVMAVQSPLSLPDVDAGESSRNVRLLRFSTKKQAVTAEYAYRFDPVDVVDPGEDDTSELKISSVVALDRNTLLVEERTDKAARLHRVTLPHGSGILGSAWDDPATSPSYEELTNPSAAGVRVLRKSLVVDLGKVAGVPGKIEGVAVTGRSTLVLINDNDFGMTDGAEAFDANGRLVDSGIETSVTSLKLPRPLKG